One Carettochelys insculpta isolate YL-2023 chromosome 1, ASM3395843v1, whole genome shotgun sequence genomic window, CAAAATCACAGGATATCCTTTCCCGGCCTACAGTCAGTCTCACAATATAAGCAATGCTATAAATATTGTAGCACATGCTCAGAAATATGATGGGGCGCTCAGGGTAGGAAAATCTGGATGAATCAATCAGGAACGTCAGGACGGTGAAGGCAGTTGATATGAAGCACAGACTAGCCCataccgccatccagatatcagTGAATTCCTTAGCTGCTCTGCTGTAGAGACCAGCATCATAGCCACACTTAAGGGCACAGCTCAGGCTTCTTTTTACCCAGATATACTGCTCTGAATTAGATCCCATAGTGTGACACTCTTCTCCAGGCTGTAGGGATGTCTTGCTATGAAGGGGAACCTCTTCGTCCCCTGGACCCTCCATACACATGTGGTTGTGGTCATTCTGAGGTGGGAATTTACTGCAATTTAAACTGTCTGGCCAGGCAAATCCAAATTCTTTCAGAACAGGTTCACATCTTCTTTTCACGGAAAGGCACATGCCACCACAAGGACCTATTGGGATGTTAATCTTCTCAGTGCACATTGGCACATAGACTGAACAaaggaagaactggaagagagggaaaagaaaatcaTACTTGtgcataaaaaaattaaaaccagtaAACTATATAGCAAAttcccgctctctctctctctcctctttaacAGCGCTGTTCAGTACTCTGCCTAAATAAGCAAAGGGAAGCGTGTAGTAAAGAAACCAAGGAGAGGTTGTTTTTAGTTCAAGTAGTATTGCGAGGCCAATTTCTGATCACTTTACTCACTAAAATTACCCCATTTGGAGTCAGCCAAATTCACACAGGGCAAACAGAACTTAGCACTAGATTTAAGCCTCAAATTTGCGGGTGAAGTGGACAAATCACAAAGCATATAAGTACTTTAAACACAAATATATAGGCCTTAGCTTTAGAGACTACATAGAGATATTTAAAACTTGAAACAAAACACAATTTACGGGCAAGTATCTGAACTGGAAAATCGTGTCCTTGGAGTTGTCGGTTTAGTATACTCTGTACTTTCTTGGTGTTCAaggatacatttttttctttaagaagtCAGTGATAAAGTTCATACTCCTTGATCTGTAAAAGTCCACTTTTCAATATCAGTCTACGTCGTCTTTTCAAGCCCATAAAAAGCCGTCAGCCAATGCACTAGCCCTGATCTAGGGCATTCTCTTCAGTCTTCACATTAGTCCAAATTCCTGGGCTAGGAAAAGGAACGCAGACAAGCACCGCTTGCCAATCAACAGAAAAGTCTGGCATCTTTTCCTACCTTCTGACTTTGTGTGGAGGTTATTCCAGAAAGAGGAACAGGAACGGGGCTCCTTGTGTATTCTCCTTCAGTCTCTCAGTCACTGTAACCCCACGAGACTAAATGCTATTGTAGCCTTAATGTACATGCTTACCTGTAGATTCACACCCAAAGGCCAAAGCTAATCTGGACCCACTTTGCACCTGgacattttcaaaggtatttctGCTTAACTCTTTTAAGAGTTTCTTTTCAGACGTTTGTTTAAAGCCAGCAGACCTTTTCACTCTTCCTCCCCAGAACTGGGGCTGAGAAACAACTCAGCCCTGAAACCCGCCCTCGGCTGCTCCCCAACCAGCAGGCAGCAGAGACTCTACGTTTACAAAACAAAGACAAGAAATGCTGCAGACTGAAACTTGGAAGCAGTGGGAAGCTCGCAAGAAATAAGGCgggagggactggggggagtGAACCAGGCTAACGGCCTCTTTCCAGCCCAGACTCCCTTCCCTTAGCACCACCAGCCAGCTGAGGCTAGCACATAAACCGGGGCAGGGGGATTTACAGCCCCTTGGGTGCAACCTGCCCCACGCTTCCACCCCATtcccccgcagcctgccccacgcctcttccttctcccccccccccgacccccgcaGCCTCCCCTACTCTTCCTCCCCCATCCgccccgcagcctgccccccagcccgcTTGCAGGCGGGAGCCGTGGCCGCCGTGCCGGCCCGCacctggagctggctggagcagccgtaCTGGATGAGCGGGGTGaaggtggtgagctgcagctccGCGTCCGCCTGCAGCTCGTGCCCCACCAGGTTGGGCATCTTGGTGACGTTGTAGCCCAGGTTCTGGCACATGGCGATGCGGATGGCATCGCAgcgccgctcctcctcctccccgaaGCCGCGCGCCGCGCCCGCCAGCAGCAACAGCGCCAGCGCCAGCGCCAGCCCCGCCAGCAGCGACAGGCGGCGGCCCCGCAGCCCCATGGCCCGGCCGAGCCCTGCTCCGCGCGGCCGCTCTGCGGACACGGCCCGGCCGGAcagcgcggggcggggccggggcccgCCGCTTATAGGGCCCGGAGCAGACACGGCCCAGGGGCGGGACCGCCCTGCCCCGACCCCGAGCGAGCTAGCCACGGGCGGGCGCCGCCCCCGAGTGCCTGTCCGCCCGCCCCGCCTCCGCCGGGATACCCGCTCCCCGGGAGCGCGCCCACGCCGCTGGGAAACCCTCCTCCTGCGCCCGGCGCGGGGGAACGCGCCCGTCCCCCCCCCAACGCCTGCCCCGCATCTGCGCCCAGGCACACCCCCTGCAGGCCCCTGCCAGGCCCTCGGGAGCCATTCCCCCCAGGCCAGGGCTAGGTCCCCCTCCCGGCCAGGGCCCATCTCCTCTCGCAGCTGCGCCGCCCTCTGGAAAATGCCCCAGCTACCCCCCGCACCCTCTCGGCGAAAGGCCCCTCAGCCTTGCATCCTCTCCTTGAGTCATCCAGCACTGCCTTGGTGGAAACCTTCCTGCCCAGCTTATCCAGACAGAACCCCTGGGGACACTTTCACCTCACCCAGCATCCCTCCCACTGGGCTCCTCCCCTCCTTTCACCCAGCATCCCTGGGACTGTCCCActttccctcccaccttccctccaCACCCTAATCCCACCGCACCCAGCAGTCCCCACTGTGAGCCCTCGTGCCCCTGTGCagtgccccaaactcccttcctgccctcctgcctccctcccatttCACACAGACCTCCTGGGAAATGCCTCACCTTGCAGCTGCTGAGGAACCCTCAATTACCCCGTTCCATTTTATACCCAAGTCTCCCAtgggaatgggaagaaggattctttcaaagatggggtttgctttccaAACAGCAGAGtctttcatcttttgaaagaacctcttttgaaattagaatatgcaaatgaggcacaacatATTGCAAATGtataccacatttgcattttatttgcctcatttgcatatttatttctaaaaaggaatgcaagtgtagacccacccttgGTGTATACCAGACCTAAGAGTGGTAACATCAAAATGATGCCAGCAACctggcagagaaactgctttcttCTTCTTGTGCTCGAACCAATGGGATGTAAGTAGAACCCACCTATTCAAGTGAAAACAGGTTGGCCTGGTGGCTGGACATATTTAGTGACAGCAAGAGTTGTCTTAATGATAGAAGGAAGGAGCTTTCTTAGGTGATGTCTGCCACAGTGGTACAGCTGCAGCGCAATCACCAAAGTGCAGGTGCTTACTACACAGAAAAAAGGGGTTCTTCTGTTGTTGTAATAGATACCTCTGTGAGACAGTAGCTAGTATGACAGAAGAATTCTCCCATGCACATAGCAGTATTGACATGGGGGCTTTGGTTGTTTTAATTATGTCTAGGTGTGACATTTTTCACAGACCTTGCCCCCAGTGATGTGACAACTTTGTAGTGCAGACCTGTCCTCAAATCGTGAACAGCTTAAGGCAGAAACAGTCTTTGTGCTTGTACAGCGCCAAGCACAACGGTCTCCTAGGCACCATGGCCACAGAGAACATAATAATTTCAAGCCAAAGGCATTACTCTCAGGCCAAAATTATAATCATTCCTtataatatcagaggggtagccttgttagtctatatctgcaaaaacaaggagaagtcctgtggcaccttatagactaacagatattttgaagcataagctttcatgggcaaagacccacttcatcagatacaatgttcttaacaaatggactcacagaagcACAGACAGATTATATTatatatcatatatatatatatatatatgatgggacccgttttcgaaaggaccccacctacttcaaaatccccttattcctagggtaggtggggccctttcgaaaaggagccgcatctggacgagccacacagctgcgagcagtgtcaatttcgaagtgctgtggccgtctgcatgctaatgaggtgctgaatatgtatttcagcgcttcgttagtaaacttcaaaatggccatttgcatggccattttgaagtttttggctagtgtagatgtagtctagaTGTGCTAGTGATGGTCATTAGCagtactcaaggaacttaatggcccagtactcAAGACAATGGATTTGTAAATAGCTTTGCCTGCAAGCCTGGCCCAAGACATGTAGCCAGGTCACCTGatactggaacccattttggatgtgGTACttgaaactgaacacaaaggattcctgctTTGAGCAAAATATATTTATAGGCAGGAAATCAAATAATAAGGGGCAGATACCAGACACTAAAACTCACCCTGCACATCACTGAAATGACTGCTGAGAACATACAAGACTGAACAAGGGGAGAGAAGGGTGAGGCCCCAACTAGGAGGCTACCTAACTTGAGAGAAAAGATTATTAAAACTaatattaaaatttaaatatcaaagatcaaataaaattttaaaaattaaattgcaaGTACAAAGTTTCTTAGAATATTAAGCTTGCCtggcatattttgtttattttgcttcGTGCcatactttgatctgtctgttatcacttgtaatcacttaaatcttactttttatatttaataaaatcattgttgtttatttttaaacctagTGGAAATACTTGTTACGCAGGGTAAACAATAGTTGTGCAAATCTCTGCTTCATTGATAAGGGCATCAAACAACTTGTGATTCtgctctgtgtaaaagttttatgcAGAGAAAGTGGATTTATCTGGGGATTTGATCCCACTGgggctgtcatggctccttccccactctagcaagataaatgcagaagtgggggccagcaaaagtacctccaaaactttatctaccaggttttggtataaactcccctcccaaaatcctaaaaaccttagattttggggacaaaatttgctgccaccacccaagtaataataaggaaaccaagGAGAGAccacttgggaaatctcagccccaaaagtaaaaatcaggacacaaacattaaccaataccaggttaataaaaagaaaaaaagagagaacttctattattacaacaatattcatgttgcaagcctcatgactagatggaagagtcacaaagtaaaacacatggggagtcttgaccatgggcctagaacttagttacaaggagagtaaaagaagaTGTCTAAAAAgggcacagacatcagatcccacttcccaaaccataaaacaataaagcctaacggacttatctaaactttaccttacttacagaagattggagaacctgttcttggagggagatattctgtgtctctctccctcatgcctggaaagaagaaggaacagagaacagaaaagggaggagccaaaattcaattcttatctacattcctataggccaaccccacttGGCTAaggagtctttaaagtgctacttgactgctttttgttttgatactggctaaggaggttaacccttttactcccaggctgttGGCTAACCCTCATTACCATGACAGGGGCCACGTACCCTGGGTGCTGTATCAAATCACAGTACCTGaaccttcccagagctgtgctgctgtcagTGTTGCTGGACTGTACACTGTGACCCCAACTTGGTGCCTTTGCAGGGGAAGACCAGAGATTCTGGCTCTGCAGGATGAGTTGATGGGGCACCCCAAAAGGCAGACAGGTAGGCCCAGTGGTATAATTAGCCTATCAAGCACcaatctcaaggggatctctgtgattgAACCAGTCacaaggtggggggtgggggaggagaagagggtgCTAAGACCCTGCTCCAGGAGCTGTTGTGGAGCCTGCAGGTTCAAGGTATGACTAGGCTGGAAATCACTTCCCTCATCCTGCCACTCCAGAGCtcagctgaggggcagagaggcttTGCTACACCAGCATCATGTGGGgatttggcacatgcagggctcagctcctcctaggcagtgctgcaggcaggaggcTCTCGGGTTTTCccacaggtgttgggggtggaggggaggaaggagctTGCCAGGCAGGCTGAGATCAGTGCTCTGACCACAGGCTGATTCTCTGCACCACACTGGGaacaggactttgaagtaggtggggtcctttcgaaaaggagccccattgggacgagacgcgtggcagcgaggagcatcaatttcgaagtgctgcagccgcccgcatgctaatgaagcgctgaatatgcatttcagcgcttcattagtaaacttcgatatggccatttgcgtggccattttgaagtttggggctagtgtagacgtagccctacacaCTCATCACTGGTGGGAGTGTGGCTGTCAAGCAGGGACCCAGACAGCAGCAGAACCCAACAGTATTGATAGGGGGcaggagacagaaaatacaggacaacttGCCCATTTTTAAggaaagtcaggacacctgctgGAGGGCAAAAAGAAGGGACTGCCCCTTTAAAATAGAATATATGGTCACTTTAGAGATTAATCCCTTGATAATtaccctgttctgctcattccctctgaagcaccaggcaactgtcaaaagacaggatgctgggttaGGTGGAAAACTGGTCTGACCCAATacggctgtttttatgttcttacattaaaatcaatgggagttttgacactgatgtcagtgggagtagGCTTATGCCTTTTGTTTATCATGTACAATTTCACTGTGATGCAGTCACTAAGAAACAGGTGGTGGCAGCCAAATAGTGCAacatgcttatgctccaaaatatctgttagtctataaggtgccacaggacttcttcttgtttttgaagatacagactaactcggctacctctctgatacatgtgcAATAGATGAAGCCATCACTTGGGGAGGTGAgctccctggcctgcagccctgcccatgctccccacCGCTattaatgttccctgtaagctgagcacttgggtggctgccaagCAGAGATCCAAATGacatccagctgattagcggaaCACCCAAGCCAGCAGCCTGTTTCTATTGGTGtggcacatttgcacatgcctcagcaaacataataaaatttattctgaacatggatgaaaaaattaaaaggaacactACCCACTGTCTCTCTGCACAGACCTCATCCTCTCCCCactgtctctctcctctgttcactcccactccctgctcacCCCCTTTCAGTCATacccctgaacccaaatgtagcaaatccCATTGGAAAAAAGCTTCTAcaatttttttctagaaaaaatggaGCGTGTTTTGCACTGCATACCAGATTGTGAAcactggacatgcagaagatacctaattaaaatgctttatttgggaataaaattgtcagtcaaaggttttttgatataccctgaagttAGTCAGAGATTTATTTGTAAAGCCTTTGTAGCAAGGGCAATGAATACCACATTAAATActatggaatacatgatgcagcccttctctgtgttatattttcttaatctttatttctaaactgattttatatttaaatgtacTCTTCAGTCTCCGTAAAGTAATCCTTCTACAATATACATTTAACACACTAAAACAAAGACATCCTTTTAAATTAATCAGCAAGaacagtttagtgtgttcataacaacgTTCATTGCTCTTAAACAAAggaaacactaatttattttgtattatctccataacaagacatgtttatgaaatttgacCATATATTTTAcgttaaaatatatttccaaatattttaggCATAACAATGGATTTGATATCTtactaaggtactgattttggagAGGGTTGTCTTAAAGCTACTTAATCCAACAGAAATAAAGAAAGGGGAACTCATTTGTCCAGGTATTTGGAAAAAGGGATGATTTCTCTTTAAGGGTGTTCTTCAAGACAAGGGTGAAGGGAGAAAGATTAAAGTGGAGATGGACAGAAAGGATGGAAAGACAGTTGATTATACTGTAgtaattgaaaataaaatatgaattttaGATAAGGGTGGCCTTATgaaatttttttaattgtttgtagATCAAAGAATTTAATGCTAAAGACAAATATtgagatcaggggtcagcaacctttccaaggtgaagtgctgaaatttgacctttttacctCTACGTATAGTCCGAGTtcctgtgatactttttaaagtcactaatagtcctacttataacagcttcattaataaataaagtaagatgcagagctttactgtttaggtggtggtttgtagcattacctggtcttttgttaatctgcatggctgtggccacacttggccaaaacttcgaaatggtcatgcaaatggccattttgaagattactaatgaggcactgaaatgaatattcagcgcctcattagcattaggacgcttccagctgcagcgcatcgaaagtgccgctttcgaacgcgcgcggctcagcacggctacatggggtgtactttttgaaaggaccctgcacattttgaaatccccttattctcctctgctgagaggaataaggggatttcgcaatgtgcgaggtcctttcgaaaaggacccccgtgtagatgcgCCGAGCTGTGAgcgtttgaaagcagtgctttcaaagtgctgtggccggaagGGTCCCagtgctaaagaggcactgaatattcagttttgaagttttggccaagagtGGCGACAGCCcatgtggcatggctttgagcaagctcccagctgcatggggaaggaggggcagggctgagctcccgcctctcgtgctgatgaaaatctgctccCACGCTACTCTTAGCAcctctgctgggggctgctgacccctgatctagatcatAAAATCCTATTTCTTATTCAAGGATATAATTTCTAAAATCTAAAAAGGGCCAGATCCCTTTATTCATGTTGAACAGTGTATTCCTCCAAGAGGGGTTTCTGGGAAATACTTGGAGCTGCTTGTGAAGAATGGTGCTACTCAGTGTGAACAAGGATAGTCATTTGATCTTTGGGTGTGCTGTTAAAAACAGCATGAGGAAATGGCATGCTGTTTAACTACTACACTCTCCCCCCAGTACATACTTCTCCTAGCTGAGGAAGCATGTCCAAAGCTTTGGGGACACAGCCGAAATCCAGGAGTAGCCCTCACTTGTAACCAcagacaggcagactcaaacctaggacctcagtgcatgagccaaaagccagctACCCCCTCAGCTAAGGCTAGAGAGGACACCTATTCTTTTTCTCTGTAGGCAGTCTAGGTGCTACTACCTGGGACAGTGAATCACACACAGTAGATGCATGAGTTACATATGCACTCCCTCTTACCTTGTTCCCATCTCTATCTGCCCAGATCCTCTGCCGATCCATCTTATACTTCTCTTCTGGTTCCTTGAACACGCTTGTCTTTTCCGTCATCCCcctgggcttgtttacactaccaccttccttcgaaggaagggtggtaattagggtgttgggagtttactaatgaaatgctgccatgcataggcagcatttcattaagcgaattccaaccccaaccccaaccccacccccccccagcagcaacttcaaagttttaaactttgaagtgccggcacacgtctagccactgctcacccgctggtacttcccaaaattttgaggagtaaggggactttgaagttgccccagcacttcaaagtactggcgggtgagctgcggctagacgcatgccggtacttcgaagtttaaaactttgaagttgccacccggggtgaggggtgggggtttgcttaatgaagtgttgcctatgtatggcagcacttcattagtaaactcccaacaccctaattaccatccttccttcaaaggaaggtggtagtatagacaagccccatgtGTTTTCTCCAAGTCCACATGTTCCAATACTGTCCTAGCCCATAATGCAACCCATGCCACCATTCAAGAGTAGAAAGCATGACTCTGTGGTCATCCTGGTCTCCTGACCTGGTTCCTGCCTCACCACCATTATTGTGGTCTCCTGTTCACCTCTGGCTCAGCTCAACAATAGGAGGGAGATCAGTTTATATTTGCTCTCATACAGTTAAAAACAACTTTCAGTCTCCTTTCAATTTCTGACCAATCCCTCACCTCAAGATAGGAAAAAAGTGCATATAGTTAGCAAGAGCAGCAAAATTAATGTAAACTTTCTAGGCCAAACTATTATTGAgagtatgtctacagagcagccttcagagcagcacagaagagttattccggaacagcttatttagaaataatgctgctacacaccaaaaaacatttttaaatagtgcttagtttttttgaaatacagtgggtacacacacagagcctgtttcaaaatacagccattcGACCCACTGTGACTTACttaaaaataggctctattccctgtcttaacagcccctattttgaaacaggtgctattcctcatccagtctgcgtctacacttgctttcctcttttgaaagagaaatgtaaatgagggaattca contains:
- the FZD4 gene encoding frizzled-4, whose translation is MGLRGRRLSLLAGLALALALLLLAGAARGFGEEEERRCDAIRIAMCQNLGYNVTKMPNLVGHELQADAELQLTTFTPLIQYGCSSQLQFFLCSVYVPMCTEKINIPIGPCGGMCLSVKRRCEPVLKEFGFAWPDSLNCSKFPPQNDHNHMCMEGPGDEEVPLHSKTSLQPGEECHTMGSNSEQYIWVKRSLSCALKCGYDAGLYSRAAKEFTDIWMAVWASLCFISTAFTVLTFLIDSSRFSYPERPIIFLSMCYNIYSIAYIVRLTVGRERISCDFEEAAEPVLVQEGLKNTGCAIIFLLLYFFGMASSIWWVILTLTWFLAAGLKWGHEAIEMHSSYFHIAAWAIPAVKTIVILIMRLVDADELTGLCYVGSQNLDALTGFVVAPLFTYLVIGTLFIAAGLVALFKIRSNLQKDGTKTDKLERLMVKIGVFSVLYTVPATCVIACYFYEISNWAVFRYSADDSNMAVEMLKIFMSLLVGITSGMWIWSAKTLHTWQKCSNRLVNSGKMKREQRADGGVKPGKGNETVV